ataagattaATCATGACATATAAAGTGGAGATCAATTGAACCCGTGGAAGAATCATGAAAACCCTAGAATTGGGTAAGAATCATAAAAGagaatttgagttttttttagaTTCAATGGGCCATTGATGAattttccacataccttgatcaaAACCTTAactgaaaatggagaagaaaacTTGAAACTTGAGATTTTGTTCTTGCCTTGGGAGAGaagcttgagagagaagaaatctATTTTGGGTGGGAGTTGAGAGAACGAGGGATTAGGTTGATAGACACCCTTAACTCCCACTTAAAACAACCCAAAGCGACATAGTATAGGAGTTaaaagggtgggaaaagactcaaataccCTTGAGCAATAACTGTCGAACAGACTTTACAAGCCCATCTATGGACCGTAATCCATTTTACGGATCGTAGAAGGCCTTCCATAGAAGGTGACTTGAAATTCCTGGGTTTTTGATCTTGAACCACGAAACCACTTTTACGACTCGTAAGTATTTCTACGAGCTATACAGTCCGATTGTAGACCCAACTACTTAAAATCTaagtttttgaagaaaaaaaagatccCCATCTATGACTCGTATTTCTTGTCACGACTCGTAGATACCTCTATTATAATGTTGGAACTGAAATTTCCACCTTTCTGAAGTCCAACTCTACGAGGCCCAACTACGACTCGTCGTTCCTTTTATGAGTCATACTATTGGCTCATACATTGAGAGCTGAGGTTCTAAAATTCCCAAATTTCAAGACTTGGTCTACGAGCCCATCCACGACCCATTAAATCAACTACGAGCCGTAAAATCTCCTCGTAATCACTGAACCCTAAAATCTTAAGTGTCAACCATGACTGATTTCCACGAACTATATTTACTTCTACTACCCATACTTTAAGCTCATAGATGCCAAAAATTTCCGACTTCAACAATTTTCTGCAACATTCCTGATTCAACTGAGTTATGCACTCCGATGTGTTACAGCTATCCATAGCTTTCTCCCTAGTGTATAACCAATTTTCTGTATATGGACAATGTACCCTTTCCAGAATAGAGCCTCCTTGGTTCAGTGGTAACAAGACTGTTAGGTTATTCCAGAGATAAATAATATCTTCTCAGGGCAGATCAATTGCACAAAAACATCAAGCTTACTCAGCAAAATAGTAACACGCCAGTTGGCCTTAGGCATCGAATTATCACCACTTCCAGTTGATCCATAAACAACATTTTAAGAAAACTGAAAAGGAAATTAATGATTACTTACCCCACAACCTTAATTTTAAAAGCCAAAAGCCAGAGCCATGGAGTGAAGTACAATGAAAAAACTCCTCGCCACCAGTGTTTCTCATCTTTCTCCACAATTATCAGTCTACTGAACTATAATTCACCCAAATCCAACAAAGAAACGACACCACACAACAACAATTGCAAGCTACACTATTCATGTTTCTCTAACTAAGTGCCAACCAAAAATCAACTCCAGTCAAACTCATGTGAACTCGCAAAACATTATTAGTCCAAAACACATGCCGCCACATAAACAGTAGTCCTCAACACCATTATACGGTAAATCCAGATGCAGAAACAGGTCTTTCAAAAAGTAAAAAGGTTACCTACAAGAACAGATGCAAAACACCTACAAAGAAAGGCGACTTAAGAATAATAAACTACATTGGAGCAAGTGAAGCCATATAAGAGATCCATGCGGAATCATTTACAATGCCAGATTACAATTGCATGGACGCAAACCATCTGAACCACAGAATGACACATAATAAACCTAATTAATATTAACCAAACCAGCACATACAAAGACTTGAAACTGTAGTCAACAAACAAATTCTACCTATGACAATGAACAGAAGTTCTTCAGCCTGTAGATGATTCTTAAATAGCCTTGACTCCCAGATTTAAGAAGACATCATGTGATAGGTAGCCAATCAGAGGAAGCCTCTTTGGATTAAAAGGAAATATCAACTTTGAGAACAATAACCCCTTTTAGATCTTGTCAAGTTTTTCTGCCTTCACAACAGGATTGGCCTTTGCTATAGCATTGCGTGCAGCAGACCGGTAGTCAAATTGACAGTCATGTTTATCTGAGTAGCGGTGTGATCCACAATAAAGGTTACCACAGCGGCATTTGAATCCAGTCAAACCAACCTTTTTCTTGCAAGTGCTGCATCGGCTAGGACCCTCGTTAGCCATCAATTCAGCAGCCTCAGCAGAACTTGAAGATGGAGGTGATGAGAAAACCACGTATTTTGATTCCAGCATAGCAGGTTGCACATCCACAGGGCCAACAATGACTGGCCCCTTCTGACTTGTTGACCCATTTACAAAGTTTTCAATTGACGACGCTGCAAGCTTTGCTTGTTCCTGTTTCAGAATCACGTCCTTGTAACACTTGGAGCACATATTCATGTTCGAAGCACTTCCAAAGAAACCACAGTTGTTAATGCACAAAATAGGGCCTTCTGGATGGGGTTGACATCCTGTCTCATCATGCTCCATATGGTTACTTTCTGCAAAAGATTGATTTAGAGGAAAACATTAACAAACAACTACACCTTAATCTTGACTAGTTGAAGTTGGATGTCTGATCCTCTGCATTAATGTGGGCTGTCTGGAGTGAGAGGAATAGAAGAGCTTTTGAAGGCGTAGAGTCGAGTTTTTAGTagttaacaacaacaacatacccaataaaatcccacaagtgggatctGGAGAGGGTatgatgtacgcagaccttaccactacctcatagagatagagaggttgtttccgaaagactctcggctcaaaagtcacagtcccatgtaaaagagaaaaacaatatatatatcatactggCACAAAAAACGAAAAGCAATGTAAATTTTACAGGACAAGAATAAAAATGAtatgtgataatcaaaggcaataacaacataactataaaggcacgcctagacctacgactaCCCTAAACCAGCATATGGTCagacaccattctatccctactagccttctatcctaatccgcgacctccactcctttctatctaaggtcatgtcctcggtgatatggagtagcgtcatatcttgtctaatcgcctctctccaatactttttcagtctacccctacccctccgcataATCCCCAAATCCAACCGCTCGAACCTCTTAACTGGGACGTCGACACCCCTCCTCtacacatgcccaaaccatctcaatctcagTTCTCTCATCTTATCTGCCACAGATGTCACTtccaccttctcccgaataacctcatttctgATCTTATCACTCTTAGTTTGTGCACATATCCATCTCAGCATCTTCATCTCTGCCACATACATtttctgaacatgagagttttTTACTGGCCAGCACTCCACTCCATGTAACGACGCTGGTCTAACCACCGTTccgtagaacttacctttaagtttaggtgatactttcttatcacacaggactCCTGAgacaagcctccatttcattcaTGCTGCCCTAATGCAGTGTATGACATCATCATgatgtccccactactctggatgatggatccaagatatttaaagctttcagtcttggggataggttgagtggcaagcctcacttccatgcCCTCTTCCTCCATcgcaacactaaatttgcactccaagtattctgttttggtcctgctcaatctGAACCCTTTGGACCTCCAgcgtttgtctccaaacctccaacctatcgTTAACTCTGTCCCAaatctcatcaatcaaaactatgtcgtccgcaaatagcatacaccatggaacctcctcctAGATAGACCAtgtcagctcatccat
This region of Solanum dulcamara chromosome 9, daSolDulc1.2, whole genome shotgun sequence genomic DNA includes:
- the LOC129903324 gene encoding zinc finger A20 and AN1 domain-containing stress-associated protein 8-like, translating into MEHDETGCQPHPEGPILCINNCGFFGSASNMNMCSKCYKDVILKQEQAKLAASSIENFVNGSTSQKGPVIVGPVDVQPAMLESKYVVFSSPPSSSSAEAAELMANEGPSRCSTCKKKVGLTGFKCRCGNLYCGSHRYSDKHDCQFDYRSAARNAIAKANPVVKAEKLDKI